Proteins found in one Labrys wisconsinensis genomic segment:
- a CDS encoding VOC family protein: MKAIDGLGHVAIKVKDVDKSMAFYSGVLKFPEMLRLHHDDGSLFLIYLRITDTQYLEIFPNAATDRAPGGDGNGVHHFCLTVDKLEPLLDAIVANGGTLYAWTRTETGRELQPTTTPTISNGLDGNRQAWLQDPDGNRIELMEMAPDCLQYKAIRRLQSEGA, from the coding sequence ATGAAAGCGATCGATGGCCTCGGCCATGTGGCGATCAAGGTGAAGGACGTCGACAAGTCGATGGCCTTTTACAGCGGCGTGCTGAAATTCCCAGAGATGCTGCGACTGCATCACGACGACGGCAGCCTGTTCCTGATCTACCTGCGGATCACCGACACCCAGTATCTGGAGATCTTCCCGAACGCCGCCACCGACCGGGCGCCGGGCGGCGACGGGAATGGCGTGCATCACTTCTGCCTGACGGTGGACAAGCTCGAGCCGCTGCTCGATGCGATCGTCGCCAATGGCGGGACGCTCTACGCCTGGACCAGGACGGAGACCGGCCGGGAGCTGCAGCCGACGACGACGCCGACGATCTCCAACGGCCTCGACGGCAACCGCCAGGCCTGGCTGCAGGATCCGGACGGCAACCGGATCGAGCTCATGGAAATGGCGCCGGACTGCCTGCAGTACAAGGCGATCCGACGCCTCCAGTCCGAGGGGGCCTGA